One window of the Bradyrhizobium sp. NP1 genome contains the following:
- a CDS encoding LysR family transcriptional regulator, with amino-acid sequence MELHQVRYFLAVASTLNFTRAAEQCNVTQPALTKGVQKLEQELGGELIYRERQLTQLTDLGKEVLPMLERTLASAETVRRRAREFRRKEVAPLKIGLAPSISASLILDPIAEIAKCVPGLRVELREGAAEKLVELLLEGEINAAVVGKDVQDMPARIDDWSLFEERYVAVLASTHQLANRPSIGIDDLRETVLLERTGCDVALKIQRSCFPEEPLQLGHCSGHDLHLQHMAAAGFGVILAPEHMPRLPTLKTIPLEGDPISRKVRLLTVQGRRYSPALDAFVKVARLRDWSVEAPHRGMSDATLPDVASAPAG; translated from the coding sequence ATGGAGCTTCATCAAGTTCGCTACTTCCTCGCGGTCGCGTCCACACTCAACTTCACCCGCGCAGCCGAGCAGTGCAATGTCACGCAGCCCGCCCTGACCAAGGGGGTGCAGAAGCTCGAGCAGGAGCTCGGCGGCGAGTTGATCTACCGCGAGCGCCAGCTGACGCAGCTCACCGACCTTGGCAAGGAAGTCCTTCCGATGCTGGAGCGCACGCTGGCCTCGGCAGAGACGGTGCGTCGCAGAGCCCGGGAGTTCCGACGCAAGGAGGTCGCGCCACTGAAGATCGGCCTCGCCCCCTCCATCTCGGCGTCGCTCATCCTCGATCCGATCGCGGAGATCGCAAAGTGCGTCCCTGGACTTCGCGTCGAGCTGCGCGAGGGCGCAGCGGAGAAGCTCGTCGAGCTCTTGCTTGAGGGGGAGATCAACGCCGCAGTGGTTGGGAAGGACGTGCAGGACATGCCCGCCCGTATCGACGACTGGTCGCTGTTCGAGGAGCGCTACGTCGCGGTTCTCGCGTCGACACACCAGCTCGCAAACCGTCCCTCGATCGGCATCGACGACCTCCGCGAGACCGTCTTGCTGGAGCGCACCGGATGCGACGTCGCGCTGAAGATACAGAGGTCGTGTTTTCCCGAGGAACCGCTCCAGCTCGGCCACTGCAGCGGTCACGACTTGCACCTGCAGCACATGGCCGCGGCTGGCTTCGGCGTGATACTCGCGCCCGAGCACATGCCGCGCCTCCCGACGCTCAAGACCATTCCGCTCGAAGGCGATCCGATTTCGCGGAAGGTGCGGCTGCTGACTGTGCAGGGGCGCCGCTACTCGCCGGCGCTCGACGCTTTCGTCAAGGTCGCGCGGCTTC